A segment of the Planctomycetia bacterium genome:
CGGGGCTCACCGGTTTATCGACCGGATACGCCGCATGCGCATCGCTGGCGCCATGAATGTTGCCGCCCCGAACACCCCCGCCGGCGAATACGGCCGACTGGCAAGCGCCCCAATGATCGCGGCCGCCGTGCTTGTTGATCTTCGGCGTGCGTCCGAACTCACCGTACATCGCGACCAAGGTTTCATCGAGCAAGCCCCGATTGCCGAGATCTTCGAGCAGCGCGGAGTACGCTAGATCGAGCGGCGGCAAGCAATACTTTTCCTTGAGCATTTGGTAGCCGCTGATTTTGCCCAGGGCACCGGTGCCGCCGTGGTTGTCCCAAACATTGGCGACATCTCCTTTCGGCGTGATGTAGTCCCAAACGATCGTGACTAAGCGCACGCCCGACTCGACGAGCCGCCGCGCCAGCAGAAACGACTCGCCGTATTCATTGCGCCCATAGCGATCGCGCAGCTTGTCCGACTCGCGCCCCAGATCGAAAGATTGCTTTGCGCCACCGCCGGTGAGCATGCGCGCCGCCTGTTCGCGAAACAACGAGAGGTTGGAATTCGTGCGGCGCACCTCGTCGTCGAGAGCTCGTTGCGAAGATTCGATTTGCGCCAGCAGCGAAAACCGATCGTCGAGCCGCGCCTGATCGAGGCCCGACGGCAACTCAAAGCTATGCATCGGCGGGGCTTTTACCTCGCCCGGCGATTGCATCTCCAGCGGATCATGGGCCGAGCCGAGAAAGCCGGCATGCGTGCCGGAATAAACGACTCCGTCGTGCCCGATCGGCCGAGGCAGAGTTACCGTCGAGGGAAGCGTCCCCGGCTTCGAGAAATGAGAAACGACGGATCCGATGCACGGAAAGTCAAGACGCCTCCGCTGTCGTAGCGCCCCCTGTAATGTCGGATCGTCGCGACCCGTGAGCGTATGGTAAACGCTATGCACGTGGTCGTTGCTCGGGTGCGTGAGCGCGCGAACGATCGCCATCTTGTCCGCCTGGCGCGCCG
Coding sequences within it:
- a CDS encoding DUF1501 domain-containing protein, yielding MRSLPAGFPTKSVSARRDFMLRLGMLGGTGLTLPRLLQGEAARAAEVDRSRIAATSGRGGKAKACILIYLWGGPPQQDMWDMKPDAPDGIRSEFKPLETVVPGMSFSDQLPLTARQADKMAIVRALTHPSNDHVHSVYHTLTGRDDPTLQGALRQRRRLDFPCIGSVVSHFSKPGTLPSTVTLPRPIGHDGVVYSGTHAGFLGSAHDPLEMQSPGEVKAPPMHSFELPSGLDQARLDDRFSLLAQIESSQRALDDEVRRTNSNLSLFREQAARMLTGGGAKQSFDLGRESDKLRDRYGRNEYGESFLLARRLVESGVRLVTIVWDYITPKGDVANVWDNHGGTGALGKISGYQMLKEKYCLPPLDLAYSALLEDLGNRGLLDETLVAMYGEFGRTPKINKHGGRDHWGACQSAVFAGGGVRGGNIHGASDAHAAYPVDKPVSPEDILATIHHGLGISPESELRDPLGRPYRLVEGRSIVELF